Sequence from the Microbacterium dextranolyticum genome:
AGACCGGCGAGGGCCCGGAGCGGAACCGACAGGATGGGCCATTCCGCCGACACCCCGGCGGCGAACGCCATCGCGCTCGCCGAGTGCCCGCTCGGGAACGAGGTCGACGTCGGGATGCGGTGCGCGAGGCGCTGCTGCGGGAACTGCGCGAGCGAGGGGCGGGGGCGTCGATGCAGGCGCTTGGAGACCTGATTGGCGATGAGGCTGGTGATCCCGATCGAGACGAGTCCGCGCACCGCGCCGCGGCGCGCGCGGGGTCGCCCGGTCAGAGCGAGAATGCCCGCGATCCCCATCCACAGCAGAGAGCGGTCCGCGGCGCGCGTGAGCGGCGGCATCGTGGCATCCAACAACGGGCTCTGCGTATGCGCCACCGCGTCGAACACGGCGATGTCGAGGGCATCGACCTGTCGACGCACGCCTCGCCACCGGCGGGCGTCCGCCGTCGGGGTTGAGCGTCTGCTGTTCTCGCGCCTGGTCGCCATCGAACCTCTCTCAGGGCATCGCGTCGCCGATGTAGCTGTACTTGAGGAAGACCTCAGACGCCCATCCTGCCTCGTCGAGCACGCCCTGCACAGCGGAGAGCATGTAGGTGGAATCCCAGCCCATATAGAGGTAGTGTCCCTCGGCGATCTCGTCCCACTGGCCGTTCCACGCCATCGCCGGGTAGACCGGACCACCGCGGCGCGCGCTGAAGTCGAGGACAGCCTGGCGCGACGGCTCGGATTCCGTCCACAGGCGCCGGAACACCCGGTTGAACAGGTAGCGCACATCGGGAACCTCCCAATGCTCGCCGCGGAATTCGACGTAGTCGAACTCGCGTTCCCAGCCGCGCGGCCACCCGCGACGCTTCTTGGCATCGAGGATGGGGGTGAGGTTGTCGTCGTCGATGCTCACCACCGCGGGCCGGCGCCACACCTCGAAGAAGCGCTCGGTGAGCAGGGCTGTGCGTGCGGCGATCGCCGCCGTGCTCCAGACGGATGCCGCGGCGACCTCTCGCGTCAGGTCTATGCCGCTGGCCGCATACGCGGTGCGCTTGGCGGGGAACGACGCGTCGAAGACACGCTCGGCGAGGTCCTGCTCGAGCACCGTGAGGTTCCCGAGAGTGCGTGCGAGGGCACGAAAGCTGTTCTGCTCGTCGTCGGAGAGCTCGGCCCACCGCCGCGATCCGTCCGGTGACCAGTCGTCCGACGGGGCGATCGGCACCACGTGCTCGACGTCGACGGGAGTCGAGGCGGACACACCCGCGAGCCTTCCCAGCACGTAGTGCGCGTGCGGGAGGTCGCCGTATTTGAGGCCCACGCGGGTGCGTTCGTCCGAGGGTGTGATGCGGGCGATCGCATGCACCAGCTCGCCGCGCCCCTGCTCAGCCGCGCGACACAGCCGCGCGACGAGCCGATCGGTCGTGGTGCCGACGATCTTCCGTCGCAGCAGCAGCGACTGCAGCTGCTCGAGCGAGGCGATGAAGTCGTCAGTCCCGAGGGCACCGTGCGCGTGATCGTGCGACAGCCGCAGCACGAGGGGGAAGATACCGCGACCGAAGGTGCCGACGTAGGCCAGCTGCTGCCCGATCTGCGGCTCGGATGCCGTCTGCGGGTCGAGCAGCACGCCGTAGATCTCCGCGAACTCGCGCCACTGGGCCGCGCGCTCGCGAAGGGTGTCGACGTCGAGGCGAGGGAACTCCTGACGGAACGCGTCGTACACCCCGCGCCCGCCGACCGTCGTGACCTCTCGCCCGGTCAGCATCACCAGGTAGTGGCGCCAGAACGCGCCGATCTGCTCGCCGGTGGCCTGTTCGATCGGCAGCCAGTAGTCGTTCTCGATCTCGCTCTGCTGATCGTGGGTCAGACCCATCAGCACGTAGTTGTGGATGAGCTCGTGATCGCGCAGCGGCTCACCGGTGGAGTTCAGGCTCTCGAACGTCTGCTGCGCGTTCGCATCCGGACCGAGCGTGATCGACACGTGCTCGAGCTTCTGCAGCCCACGCCAGATCGCGGCGGCTTCGCCCGGTCGGATCTGGCTGCGGAAGAACGCGTAGTTGTCGTCGAAGCGCGACTCGCGGGTCGCGTCGGCGGGGGAGCGGCGGTCGAGCACGACGCTCTCGAAGACCTCGGCCCAGGCCCGATGCGGACGCAGCTTCGTGCGGTCCGGATCGCCGGCGCGCACGAGCACACGTTCGAGCTCCGCGGCCAGCGTCGGGTCGTCTTCGCGCAGCGTGTGATGGAGTGCGGCGACGAGCAGCATGAGAGTGGTGAGACGCTGCTGGCCGTCGATGAGAACCAGGTGCGCCGTGGCATCCTCGTCATCGCCGGACGACGCCGTGGAGAGGATCGAGCCGATGAAGTGGGAATCGGTCGCATCGGCCTGGGATACGGCGCGGATATCGCTCAGCAGCTGTTCGCATCCGCCGATGTCCCACCGATACTGCCGCTGGTAGACGGGCACGACGATGGTGGTGTCGGATGCCGCGAGCCACCCGATCGTGTTGACCGCGGTGGCCTCGACGTTCGCGGCGCGAAGGGAGGCGGGGGAGGTGTCGGGGGCCGTTGTCACAGTGCTCATCGTCCGCATAACGCTCCTCAGGAAAACCTCGGTCGAGTCTAATGGCGTCTGCGGACGGCCTCTGTAGGCTTGCCTAAGTCGGGCCTGTAAAAACTTCGCTTGACCGACAGAAAGGGCATGATCCGTCATGGCATACATCAAGAGCGCCGCTCTCGAGGAGACCGGCTACGTCGTCCTCGACATGTACAACAACCCGATCGACCCCAAGGAATGGCTCGACGTCGAATACGTCGACTGGAAGTCCTCGGGCGACACCCGCTTCGCCCCGCTGGCCTCGGCCAAGGGCGAGATCGAGTGCAACGGCTTCTGGAACCACAAGCCGCCGCGCACCGACAAGGACGGCGTCTGGATCGACTCGCAGACCGAGATCGCGCCGACCCTCACCGCCCGCGCCAA
This genomic interval carries:
- a CDS encoding DUF262 domain-containing protein, translating into MSTVTTAPDTSPASLRAANVEATAVNTIGWLAASDTTIVVPVYQRQYRWDIGGCEQLLSDIRAVSQADATDSHFIGSILSTASSGDDEDATAHLVLIDGQQRLTTLMLLVAALHHTLREDDPTLAAELERVLVRAGDPDRTKLRPHRAWAEVFESVVLDRRSPADATRESRFDDNYAFFRSQIRPGEAAAIWRGLQKLEHVSITLGPDANAQQTFESLNSTGEPLRDHELIHNYVLMGLTHDQQSEIENDYWLPIEQATGEQIGAFWRHYLVMLTGREVTTVGGRGVYDAFRQEFPRLDVDTLRERAAQWREFAEIYGVLLDPQTASEPQIGQQLAYVGTFGRGIFPLVLRLSHDHAHGALGTDDFIASLEQLQSLLLRRKIVGTTTDRLVARLCRAAEQGRGELVHAIARITPSDERTRVGLKYGDLPHAHYVLGRLAGVSASTPVDVEHVVPIAPSDDWSPDGSRRWAELSDDEQNSFRALARTLGNLTVLEQDLAERVFDASFPAKRTAYAASGIDLTREVAAASVWSTAAIAARTALLTERFFEVWRRPAVVSIDDDNLTPILDAKKRRGWPRGWEREFDYVEFRGEHWEVPDVRYLFNRVFRRLWTESEPSRQAVLDFSARRGGPVYPAMAWNGQWDEIAEGHYLYMGWDSTYMLSAVQGVLDEAGWASEVFLKYSYIGDAMP